From Elephas maximus indicus isolate mEleMax1 chromosome 25, mEleMax1 primary haplotype, whole genome shotgun sequence, the proteins below share one genomic window:
- the LOC126067392 gene encoding protein WFDC10B-like produces the protein MAPRALLPILFLCVLLLQAQGGPRKQSQELLEIQACEKRPSIHQCSRHCSYFQECQANNVCCLTFCGNVCMSLL, from the exons ATGGCACCCCGGGCTCTGCTGCCTATCCTGTTCCTGTGTGTGCTGCTGCTGCAGGCCCAGGGAGGGCCACGCAAAC AATCACAGGAACTCTTGGAAATCCAGGCCTGTGAGAAGCGGCCGAGCATACATCAGTGCAGTCGCCACTGTTCATATTTCCAAGAGTGTCAAGCAAATAACGTATGCTGCTTAACCTTCTGTGGGAATGTCTGCATGAGCCTCCTGTGA